acatcaccttcttcaaagaacaaaaccaactcAGTGCACGAACTCACTAGAGATcacaaaccggccaatcagagtgattctgctgctgcctttgagagtTCAGGTGCGcggcttcaccttggtgccgctctcatgtcgtgttcacagcaaagtctgttccttttctttgttttcatgtccagcatcctcaaaggattgctcacagAGATgtgttgtaacaaatggtattaaacgTTCCACGGTTTCttagcaacaacaacaggagatgtccactacagaggacatgtccCCCCGGCTGGGTCCCGGGAGGATATATTtcaatacagtagtccctcattttccgcgggggttacgttctaaaaacagacactgggagaacccagagagaacccacgcagacacggggagaacccggagagaacccacgcagacacggggagaacccggagagaacccacgcagacacggggagaacccggagagaacccacgcagacacggggagaacccagagagaacccacgcagacacggagaacccggagagaacccacgcagacacagggagaacccgaagagaacccacgcagacacggagaacccggagagaacccacgcagacacagggagaacccggagagaacccacgcagacatggggagaacccggagagaacacacacagacacggggagaacccggagagaacccacgcagacacggagaacccggagagaacccacgcagacacagggagaacccgaagagaacccacgcagacacggagaacccggagagaacccacgcagacacagggagaacccggagagaacccacgcagacatggggagaacccggagagaacacacacagacacggggagaacccggagagaacccacgcagacacggggagaacccggagagaacccacgcagacacggggagaacccggagagaacccacaaactcctcagagaaaggccccaagtgggattcgaacctgtgaccttgctgcgaggcaacggCGGTAACCACGGTGACGCACATAACATGTATATTAGATCGTTTAGAATTTAGATGGTTCTAAAATTCGTACATCTAAAATGTCGATGCACAGGTTTAGAGATGATCTCATGGACTTCATTCCTATATTTCCCTCGGGATTAAAGACGTTCCCCGACCGGGAAGCGACCCGGGCCGCGGCGGTGACGCCGCCGAGTCCCCGCCGCTCCACCGCCGGGGAGGGTCGGCTTCGGGGAACGTCTCGGGGACGAGAAGGCGACGCTCGTACCGGGAGGACTTGGAGACGAGTCCTGACTGCTCCTCTGTTTGATACGCTCTCCAGGAGACATGATGACGCTGCTGATGAAGAAGGACACTCTGTCTGAGGAGGCGACTCAGTTTTACATCGCGGAGACCGTCCTCGCCATCGACTCCATCCACCAGCTGGGCTTCATCCACAGAGACATTAAACCAGACAACCTGCTGCTGGACTCCAGGGTAGGACCCCGGAGGTGTCCCCCGTGGAcgctcagagtgtgtgtgtgagtctgcaAATGTCTCATCGAGCGATGACTTGCTCAGGGGCATGTGAAGCTGTCCGACTTTGGCCTGTGCACGGGCCTGAAGAAGGCCCATCGCACGGAGTTCTACAGGAACCTGACGCACAACCCGCCCAGCGACTTCTGTGAGTCGAGTACATTTACACACAGATGGTATTTGGGTATCCACGCTGCGGTCCGCTGTTgaatttcctgcttcctgcagcaTTCCAGAATATGAACTCCAAGAGGAAAGCAGAGACCTGGAAGAAGAACCGGAGGCAGCTGGTACCGAACCGATTATCAAGATGAATAAAGACGCAGTATAAATACATGCTGCGTTTCAGTCGTCTCCTGCCTCTCTTCCTCCGTCGGAGTTGTGTTTATTTCGGACGCACTTCCTGTTCCTTCACCGCCCACCTTCGTGTGATTCAGGCCTATTCTACTGTGGGAACTCCAGACTACATCGCCCCGGAGGTCTTCATGCAGACGGGCTACAACAAGCTGTGTGATTGGTGGTCTTTGGGCGTCATCATGTACGAGATGCTCATCGGTAAGATGCACGTTCGAAACGTCCACGAGCGTCGTAGGTTCCATCATTTTGaatgattttaaatattccCTTGCAGattgtcttttgtgtgtttattttttgcgAATGCTTTGTGGTCGCGCTCAGGCTATCCGCCCTTCTGCTCCGAGACGCCGCAGGAGACGTACAGGAAGGTGATGACCTGGAAGGAGACCCTCGTCTTCCCGCCGGAGGTTCCCATCTCGGAGAGGGCCAAAGATTTGATATTGAGGCACGTCTCCACCGTACCAGCGGCCAGATGTTGGTTAAGGTATATTGGACTTTGGCCATCTTCTGCTCGATCTGTTTTAGGTACTGCACCGACGCGGAGAACAGGATTGGAGCCGCGAATGTGGAGGAGATAAAGAGTCATCAGTTTTTTGAGTCGGTGGACTGGGAGCACATCAGGTACACGGAGCCCCTTGTACCGGTACTCGGGACGGAACCACTGGCTTTAACAATAGGATCTTATCACAATGGCTTGCCAACGAATTCCTTTCATTATTTCTGGGACAGAAAAATCTTTTCTGCGTGTGACTGCAAAACAGAAAGTATGCAACGAATCTTATAATGgaaggttaaaaataaaataataatatcgtgtaaaatctgcattcaattcactcaccaataatcccagtcataaaggggcccGATATGAACCGCCATGAAActtgtcttctggttctgatccagaatgaggtcaggaacaaatattacattttaacattaaaaccatttctGGATTaaataatcagttaaaaatactcacTAACCAActaatctgattcactttgacacctcatggttggtgtataaagataccaagaacaatctagaaccttctggtgctgatccagatcaccgtgtggacggtgtagatccagttaggggggggaggagctttcttttctagtttattcTGTCTTCTTTGATCTTCTGCCTTGCATTCGCAGGGAGCGGCCGGCCGCCATCTCCATCGAGATCAAGAGCATCGATGACACCTCGAACTTCGACGACTTCCCAGAATCCGACATCCTCCAgccaggtaccccccccccccatgcgcaCCAATGTGGCTCGTAACGTTAATAATTACTAAAACTCACATACCAAATGTTTCCATAATAATATTTGATCAACGTGTCATTTCAGTAAAATAGTCTTTTTAAAAGTTTAGATTGAAAGACATCATAAATTTGTCCAGTTGTGGTTCTCAGCGCCCCCCAGTGGACAGTAACATAACCTCCTTCTGTTTCGTGTTCGTTCACAGCCAGTGCAACGGAGCCAGACTTCAAATCGAAGGACTGGGTTTTCCTCAACTACACGTACAAACGCTTCGAGGGTCTGACTCAACGCGGCACCATCCCCACCTACATGAAGGcctgacgtggggggggggcacaaacagACGTCTAGGGACGCAGGATCGGGCCACGGCGCCCTGCTGGTGCTGAAGCCTCTCCACGTTTCACGGTCTGGCGGTGAAGACTTCACAGCCGTGGTTTCAACTTTGGGCTCAATTAGCTCAGATGCAAACAGAATTTCTACTGAATCCACCGGAGCGGAGTTCTGACCGCTGCGTAGGAGCCGGCGACCCGCGGGCCCCGTGCTCCGACACTCTGCTCAAGGACCGTCCAACGTTTAGCATGactttctgctttgttttcaaGAGTTGGCTGCATTAAGAGGAGACTGAAACGGTGATTGTAGGT
This portion of the Brachionichthys hirsutus isolate HB-005 chromosome 22, CSIRO-AGI_Bhir_v1, whole genome shotgun sequence genome encodes:
- the LOC137910752 gene encoding serine/threonine-protein kinase 38-like, producing the protein MAMTGGTAAALPMSNHTRERVTVAKLTLENFYSTLLTQHEEREMRQKKLEKVMDDEGLPDEEKAMRRSQHARKETEFLRLKRTRLGLDDFESLKVIGRGAFGEVRLVQKKDTGHIYAMKILRKADMLEKEQVAHIRAERDILVEADGAWVVKMFYSFQDKRNLYLIMEFLPGGDMMTLLMKKDTLSEEATQFYIAETVLAIDSIHQLGFIHRDIKPDNLLLDSRGHVKLSDFGLCTGLKKAHRTEFYRNLTHNPPSDFSFQNMNSKRKAETWKKNRRQLAYSTVGTPDYIAPEVFMQTGYNKLCDWWSLGVIMYEMLIGYPPFCSETPQETYRKVMTWKETLVFPPEVPISERAKDLILRYCTDAENRIGAANVEEIKSHQFFESVDWEHIRERPAAISIEIKSIDDTSNFDDFPESDILQPASATEPDFKSKDWVFLNYTYKRFEGLTQRGTIPTYMKA